One region of Cobetia sp. cqz5-12 genomic DNA includes:
- a CDS encoding D-serine ammonia-lyase, whose product MSATPHDLHTLTLRHPEIASLMAGREIGWLNPERAATAKALASPALQASGVGAQDIADADARLMRFAAWIAEAFPETAAASGRIESPLVATPGLQQALSSMASTASPLSATESPLPGRLMIKCDNALPISGSIKARGGIHEVLKHAERLAIDAGLLYQEDDYRAFQRDEIRELLASQQIVVGSTGNLGLSIGIMSARLGFRVTVHMSADAKQWKKDLLRARGAEVVEHSGDYGKAVAAGRQEAQQPNAHFIDDESSRDLFVGYATAASRLAEQLSAQGIPVDARHPLCVYLPCGVGGGPGGVAYGLKQVFGDAVHCFFAEPVNSPCMLLGMLTGEHDGIAVEDIGLDNRTCADGLAVGRASAFVGRVMAPLLSGIHTVSDEHLLELLALAYDSEGLMLEPSALAGVPGIHHVLRNDAPEWHAWRAATGLDDGEVQANTTHVVWATGGSMVPEAICQADYQRGKALLSQADTSRQA is encoded by the coding sequence ATGTCTGCCACGCCCCATGACCTCCACACCCTGACGCTGCGTCACCCGGAAATCGCCAGCCTGATGGCCGGCCGCGAAATCGGCTGGCTCAACCCTGAGCGCGCCGCGACCGCCAAGGCGCTCGCCTCACCGGCGCTGCAGGCCAGTGGCGTGGGAGCCCAGGACATCGCGGATGCCGACGCGCGCCTGATGCGTTTCGCTGCCTGGATTGCCGAGGCCTTCCCCGAGACCGCCGCCGCGTCAGGGCGCATCGAATCGCCGCTGGTGGCAACGCCCGGCTTGCAGCAGGCGCTGAGCAGCATGGCCTCGACCGCTTCTCCCCTCAGCGCAACCGAATCCCCGCTGCCCGGCCGCCTGATGATCAAGTGCGACAACGCCCTGCCCATCTCGGGTTCCATCAAGGCGCGCGGCGGCATCCATGAGGTGCTCAAGCATGCCGAGCGTCTCGCCATTGACGCAGGGCTTTTGTATCAGGAAGACGATTACCGCGCCTTCCAGCGTGATGAGATACGTGAGCTGCTGGCCAGCCAACAGATCGTGGTGGGCTCCACCGGCAACCTGGGGCTCAGCATCGGCATCATGAGCGCGCGGCTCGGCTTTCGCGTCACCGTGCACATGTCGGCGGATGCCAAGCAATGGAAGAAGGACCTGCTGCGCGCCCGGGGCGCAGAGGTCGTGGAGCACAGCGGGGATTATGGCAAGGCCGTCGCCGCGGGTCGTCAGGAGGCTCAGCAGCCCAACGCCCACTTCATCGATGACGAAAGCTCGCGGGATCTGTTCGTCGGCTACGCCACGGCGGCCAGCCGTCTCGCCGAGCAGCTCTCGGCTCAGGGCATCCCGGTGGATGCCCGCCACCCGCTCTGCGTCTATCTGCCCTGTGGCGTCGGCGGCGGCCCGGGCGGCGTGGCCTATGGCCTCAAGCAGGTCTTCGGTGACGCCGTGCACTGCTTCTTCGCCGAACCAGTCAACTCCCCCTGCATGCTGCTGGGCATGTTGACCGGCGAGCATGACGGCATCGCGGTGGAAGATATCGGGCTCGACAATCGCACCTGCGCCGATGGCCTGGCGGTGGGTCGCGCCTCGGCCTTCGTCGGGCGCGTGATGGCTCCCTTGCTCAGCGGAATCCATACCGTGAGCGATGAGCACCTGCTCGAACTGCTGGCGCTGGCATATGACAGCGAGGGACTCATGCTCGAGCCGTCCGCACTGGCCGGCGTGCCCGGTATCCACCACGTACTGCGCAATGACGCTCCCGAGTGGCACGCCTGGCGAGCGGCCACCGGGCTGGATGACGGCGAGGTGCAAGCCAATACTACCCATGTCGTCTGGGCCACCGGCGGCAGCATGGTGCCCGAGGCGATATGTCAGGCCGACTATCAGCGCGGCAAGGCATTGCTGTCACAGGCCGACACAAGCCGGCAAGCATGA